The following coding sequences are from one Triticum dicoccoides isolate Atlit2015 ecotype Zavitan chromosome 4A, WEW_v2.0, whole genome shotgun sequence window:
- the LOC119289440 gene encoding phytosulfokine receptor 2-like, which produces MAKCWLVLLCLVFLLPATSATSCHADDLCTLRDFARNLTGGGVILRAAWSGTTCCGWEGVNCDGVSGRVTALRLPGRGLAGPIAGASLAGLAWLEELNLANNRLIGTIPSWIGELDHLRYLDLSDNSLIGEVPKSLIRFKGIAIAGRSLGKAFTNMPLYVKRNRRTLQQQPQPNTISGTNNTVRSGSTNVVSGNDNTVISGNNNSVSGSNNTIVTGSDNTVVGSNHVVSGNKHVITDNNNAVSGNDNNVSGSFHTVSGSRNTVSGSNNTVSGSNHVVSGSNKVVTGDE; this is translated from the coding sequence ATGGCGAAATGCTGGCTAGTGCTCCTCTGCTTGGTGTTCCTCCTGCCGGCGACGAGCGCGACGTCGTGCCACGCCGACGACCTCTGCACTCTGCGGGACTTTGCCCGGAACCTCACCGGCGGTGGCGTCATCCTCCGTGCAGCGTGGTCCGGAACCACGTGTTGTGGCTGGGAAGGTGTGAACTGCGACGGCGTAAGTGGACGCGTCACGGCGCTGCGGCTCCCCGGGCGCGGCCTTGCAGGACCCATTGCAGGAGCATCCTTGGCAGGCCTGGCATGGCTGGAGGAGCTCAACCTTGCCAACAACAGACTGATCGGCACCATTCCATCGTGGATTGGTGAGCTTGACCACCTTCGTTACTTGGATCTCTCGGATAATTCATTGATTGGCGAGGTACCCAAGAGTTTGATACGGTTCAAGGGCATCGCCATCGCTGGTCGTTCACTGGGTAAGGCTTTCACTAACATGCCATTGTATGTGAAGCGTAATAGAAGAACACTCCAACAACAACCTCAACCAAATACGATATCAGGGACCAACAATACCGTCAGATCTGGGAGCACCAATGTTGTTTCTGGGAATGACAACACTGTCATATCTGGGAACAACAACAGTGTGTCAGGGAGTAACAACACTATCGTAACCGGGAGTGACAATACCGTAGTTGGAAGCAACCATGTCGTATCTGGGAACAAGCATGTCATAACTGACAACAACAATGCCGTATCCGGAAACGACAATAATGTATCCGGGAGCTTCCATACGGTATCCGGGAGCCGCAATACAGTATCTGGGAGCAACAATACCGTATCTGGAAGCAACCATGTCGTGTCTGGGAGCAACAAAGTCGTAACAGGAGATGAATGA